TGTCAAAGGCAAAACGCTATCGCTACAAGAATAATGATATGAAAGACTTGCGTCAGCAACTTGAAGTTGCAAGAGAGGCAGGGGCGCGTCATATTATTGTTTTCACCGATGGCGTGTTCTCCATGGATGGCACCCTTGCCCGCCTGCCGGAAGTGCGGGCGCTGTGTGATGAGTTCGGCGCATTGCTCGGGGTGGATGATTCCCACGCCACCGGTTTTATGGGCAGAAGTGGCCGCGGCACGCATGAGCATTATGACATGATGGGCAAGGTTGATATTATCACCGGCACGCTGGGCAAGGCGCTGGGCGGCGCTTCAGGCGGTTTTACCAGCGCAAAGGCCAGTGTTGTGGCATTGTTGCGCCAGCGTTCCCGCCCTTATCTGTTTTCCAATTCGCTGGCTTCTCCCATTGTCGGCACGACATTGAAAGTGCTTGACCTGCTGGAGGCGGATACGGCCTTGCGGGACACATTGATGGAGAATACGCAGTTTTTCCGTGCCGGGCTGGAAAAACTTGGCTTTGATATCAAACCGGGGGAACATCCGATTATTCCTGTCATGGTTTATGACGCTGTGAAGTCGCAGGATCTGGCCAACCGGTTGTTGCAACTGGGAGTATATGTGACCGGATTTTATTATCCGGTGGTGCCGCAGGGGGAAGCAAGGGTGCGGGTGCAGTTGAATGCCGGACACAGCCGTGAACAACTGGAAAAGGCCTTGCAGGCTTTTGCAACGGCCGGACGCGAACTGGAGCTTGTATCATGACACCTCGAATTTTGTTAACCGGCGCCGGCGGTCAAATCGGCAGTGAACTGGCGCTTGCGCTGGCGCAGCGTTATGGCAGGGATGCCGTGATCATCAGCGATATTCGCGAGGGCGCAAATCCTGGCGGGCTGCATTATGAGCAGCTTGATGTGATGGATGCGGCCAGGCTGGCGGAGCTGCTTGAGAAATATGGCATTACCCAGATTTATCATCTGGCAGCGACACTGTCTGCGGTGGGTGAGCAAAAACCGCAATTCGCG
This is a stretch of genomic DNA from Candidatus Tokpelaia hoelldoblerii. It encodes these proteins:
- a CDS encoding 2-amino-3-ketobutyrate coenzyme A ligase (bhsal03080), giving the protein MTTTAQFYQDMERRCAELKAAGLYKQERPIITAQGSVITTADKAAVINLCANNYLGLSSHPAVIAAAHEALDARGYGLSSVRFICGTQDIHKELEARLSRFLGTEDTILYSSAFDANGGLFETLFAAEDAIISDSLNHASIIDGVRLSKAKRYRYKNNDMKDLRQQLEVAREAGARHIIVFTDGVFSMDGTLARLPEVRALCDEFGALLGVDDSHATGFMGRSGRGTHEHYDMMGKVDIITGTLGKALGGASGGFTSAKASVVALLRQRSRPYLFSNSLASPIVGTTLKVLDLLEADTALRDTLMENTQFFRAGLEKLGFDIKPGEHPIIPVMVYDAVKSQDLANRLLQLGVYVTGFYYPVVPQGEARVRVQLNAGHSREQLEKALQAFATAGRELELVS